A DNA window from Streptomyces sp. 71268 contains the following coding sequences:
- a CDS encoding TetR/AcrR family transcriptional regulator → MSPRSASVNEELRRRSQQRLLQATVDLVDEYGYEATTLASIADRAGAARGLVSYYFPGKRQLLQSAVHRLMHTELAAALAREPVPTGDDAGRELLARAIDAILGLARDRPRLMRTHMAGILQAEGFIQCAEQQRLAELLRETVVAYGSDDPDTDYRLLRALLMGAVVAVLLPGAPMPTARLRAELFHRYGLDWEQGDPPASDDAPDAPTGAPQRTSAPQASAPPTTPAGRSGPTPASDDDADAAGPAVSHT, encoded by the coding sequence ATGTCCCCGCGCAGCGCATCGGTCAATGAGGAGTTGCGCCGACGCTCCCAACAGCGTCTGCTCCAGGCGACCGTCGATCTTGTCGATGAGTACGGCTACGAGGCCACGACGCTCGCGAGCATCGCCGATCGCGCGGGCGCCGCACGCGGCCTGGTGTCGTACTACTTTCCCGGGAAGCGCCAGCTCCTCCAGTCCGCCGTGCACCGGCTGATGCACACCGAACTGGCGGCGGCGCTGGCCCGCGAACCCGTACCGACCGGCGACGACGCGGGGCGCGAGCTGCTGGCCCGGGCCATCGACGCGATCCTCGGCCTCGCCCGGGACCGGCCCCGGCTGATGCGTACGCACATGGCGGGCATCCTGCAGGCGGAGGGCTTCATCCAGTGCGCCGAGCAGCAACGGCTGGCCGAGCTGCTTCGGGAGACGGTGGTCGCGTACGGCAGTGACGACCCCGACACCGACTACCGGCTGCTGCGCGCCCTCCTGATGGGCGCCGTCGTGGCCGTCCTGCTGCCCGGTGCGCCGATGCCGACGGCGCGGCTGCGCGCGGAACTCTTCCACCGCTACGGCCTCGACTGGGAACAGGGTGACCCGCCGGCCTCGGACGACGCGCCGGACGCGCCCACCGGAGCCCCGCAACGTACGTCCGCCCCGCAGGCGTCCGCCCCGCCGACCACGCCGGCCGGCCGGAGCGGGCCCACGCCCGCCTCCGATGACGACGCGGACGCTGCCGGGCCCGCGGTGTCCCACACCTGA
- a CDS encoding HAD-IA family hydrolase, translating to MTAKGTLFDFSGTLFRVEPAERWLRAGLDAVGLDLAPPEFARALHELRAVGAQPGGTAPRDVPAHLAADWHARDLSGSQHRAAYLAQARQVSLPYAGLHEALYERHKDPVAWEPYPDAAEVLAGLRERGVRIAVVSNIGWDLRPVFHRHGLDRFVDAYLLSFEHGITKPNPALFQLACATLGTSAPETVMVGDSRRADGGAAAIGCQVHFVDHLPVDQRPDGLRPVLDLAG from the coding sequence ATGACGGCCAAGGGCACACTCTTTGACTTCTCCGGAACCCTCTTCCGCGTCGAGCCGGCCGAGCGCTGGCTGCGCGCCGGACTGGACGCGGTGGGGCTCGACCTGGCGCCACCGGAGTTCGCCCGCGCCCTCCACGAGTTGCGGGCCGTGGGCGCCCAACCCGGGGGCACCGCGCCGCGCGACGTGCCCGCCCACCTGGCCGCCGACTGGCACGCGCGCGACCTGAGCGGCAGCCAGCACCGCGCCGCCTATCTCGCGCAGGCCCGCCAGGTCAGCCTCCCGTACGCGGGGCTCCACGAGGCGCTGTACGAGCGCCACAAGGACCCGGTGGCCTGGGAGCCGTACCCCGACGCCGCCGAGGTGCTGGCCGGGCTGCGGGAGCGCGGGGTACGGATAGCCGTGGTGAGCAACATCGGGTGGGACCTGCGCCCGGTCTTCCACCGGCACGGGCTCGACCGGTTCGTCGACGCCTACCTGCTCTCCTTCGAGCACGGCATCACGAAACCGAACCCCGCCCTGTTCCAGCTCGCCTGCGCCACCCTCGGGACGAGCGCGCCCGAGACGGTCATGGTCGGTGACAGCCGGCGGGCGGACGGCGGCGCGGCGGCGATCGGCTGCCAGGTGCACTTCGTGGACCACCTCCCGGTGGACCAGCGCCCCGACGGCCTGCGGCCCGTGCTCGACCTCGCCGGTTGA
- a CDS encoding TetR/AcrR family transcriptional regulator, with amino-acid sequence MFAAHGPDRVTVRQIATAAGVSPGLVVHHFGSKDGLRAECDRWAVETFENLLGELTREEGGAARDPEATGSLHEALVRHLPPDSPLPAYLRGLLMSDEEAGRLLFRRLYAVSRAALDDLARAGRAEPGPDPAVRAALLLANDLAVLLLRERLADVLGVDPLTREGMARWAPEVLDLYAVGLGATTRAPGEGV; translated from the coding sequence TTGTTCGCCGCACACGGCCCGGACAGGGTCACGGTGCGCCAGATCGCCACCGCTGCCGGGGTCTCGCCGGGCCTGGTGGTGCACCACTTCGGGTCCAAGGACGGGCTTCGCGCGGAGTGCGACCGCTGGGCGGTGGAGACCTTCGAGAACCTGCTCGGCGAGCTCACCCGCGAGGAGGGCGGGGCGGCCCGGGACCCGGAGGCGACCGGCTCGCTGCACGAGGCGCTGGTGCGCCACCTGCCTCCCGACTCGCCCCTGCCCGCGTACCTGCGCGGGCTGCTGATGTCCGACGAGGAGGCCGGGCGGCTGCTGTTCCGGCGGCTGTACGCGGTGAGCCGGGCCGCGCTCGACGACCTGGCCCGCGCCGGACGGGCGGAACCGGGTCCCGATCCGGCGGTTCGCGCCGCGCTCCTCCTCGCCAACGACCTCGCCGTCCTGCTGCTGCGCGAGCGCCTCGCCGACGTGCTGGGCGTCGATCCGCTGACGCGCGAGGGCATGGCCCGCTGGGCGCCGGAGGTGCTCGACCTCTACGCCGTCGGCCTGGGCGCCACGACCCGCGCCCCGGGGGAGGGTGTTTGA
- a CDS encoding NAD(P)/FAD-dependent oxidoreductase, producing MLEHASLESQLAAAATDRLRVLVVGAGAAGLTLAQLLRRQGLHPVLVDKAAPHAAAGYMLALMPLADPVLDALGAMDAYLRHSTPMRRYRIRGRHGQPLREYPMGRLLSEAGHYRGISRGALMDVLASPGGTVTHHTTVTAIEQTPTAARVTLDTRGRSYAGAFDLVVAADGLHSSTRQLVLAPTEVSTYDTGWGGWVGWADPDAEPDLGWEIWGTGMFIGTYPVKDRVGVIVCGPRATTRHGPRPFVAHARAGLDGVDARLDRALRQVAHGDQTYFWPLTDCRAARWADGRVVLVGDAAAGFLPTAGIGACMAMESAGVLAAHLDGAARDEVPRRLRGYERAQRPRVEAAQTNSRDLAKLMFRGGRAYSLARDLALRSVPLEAAIRPIRRLLRTRPSITPGVRRGDRTPG from the coding sequence ATGCTCGAACACGCCAGTCTGGAGAGTCAGTTGGCGGCCGCCGCGACCGACCGGTTGCGCGTGCTGGTCGTCGGCGCCGGCGCCGCGGGGCTGACGCTGGCACAACTCCTGCGCCGGCAGGGCCTGCACCCCGTCCTGGTGGACAAGGCCGCCCCGCACGCCGCCGCCGGTTACATGCTGGCCCTGATGCCCCTGGCCGACCCTGTACTCGACGCCCTCGGCGCCATGGACGCGTACCTGCGCCACAGCACCCCGATGCGCCGCTACCGCATCCGTGGGCGGCACGGACAGCCCCTGCGCGAATACCCCATGGGCCGCCTGCTGAGCGAGGCCGGCCACTACCGTGGCATCTCCCGGGGTGCGCTCATGGACGTGCTCGCCTCCCCGGGCGGCACCGTCACCCACCACACCACGGTCACCGCCATCGAACAGACGCCGACCGCAGCGCGCGTCACCCTCGACACACGCGGGCGGTCGTACGCCGGCGCCTTCGACCTCGTCGTCGCCGCCGACGGCCTGCACTCCAGCACGCGCCAACTCGTCCTCGCGCCCACGGAGGTCAGCACCTACGACACCGGCTGGGGTGGCTGGGTCGGCTGGGCGGACCCGGACGCGGAGCCCGACCTGGGCTGGGAGATCTGGGGGACGGGGATGTTCATCGGTACCTACCCGGTCAAGGACCGGGTCGGCGTCATCGTGTGCGGGCCGCGCGCCACCACCCGGCACGGACCCCGCCCCTTCGTCGCGCACGCCCGTGCCGGCCTCGACGGGGTGGACGCCCGGCTGGACCGGGCCCTGCGCCAGGTGGCGCACGGCGACCAGACCTACTTCTGGCCGCTCACCGACTGCCGCGCGGCCCGCTGGGCGGACGGCAGGGTGGTGCTCGTCGGCGACGCGGCGGCCGGGTTCCTGCCCACCGCCGGCATCGGAGCCTGCATGGCCATGGAGTCGGCCGGCGTGCTCGCCGCCCACCTCGACGGCGCCGCCCGCGACGAGGTGCCGCGCCGACTGCGCGGCTACGAGCGGGCCCAGCGCCCCCGGGTGGAGGCGGCGCAGACCAATTCGCGCGACCTGGCCAAGCTTATGTTCCGCGGCGGTCGCGCTTACTCGTTGGCCCGCGACCTCGCCTTGCGGAGCGTCCCCCTGGAGGCCGCGATCCGTCCGATCCGCCGGCTGCTCCGCACCCGGCCCAGCATCACGCCCGGCGTGCGCCGGGGCGACCGTACGCCTGGCTGA
- a CDS encoding SAM-dependent methyltransferase has product MTGNNAERIDLSRAHSARVYDFILGGKDNYEADRAAAAAALEAWPGLRTSMHINRAVMHRMANWLASEAKVDQFLDIGTGIPTAPNLHQVVQGVTPEARVVYVDNDPIVLAHARALLTGTPEGRTAYIEADMREPDNILSAPDLHETLDLSRPVALTIIAVLQFVEDAGGLIQRLLEPLASGSYLALTLATAELAPESAALAATYTRRGIPMYLRTRSDVEELFTGAGLELLSPGVVPMHHWRPEPGEELAEATAVNMYAGVGRKP; this is encoded by the coding sequence ATGACGGGCAACAACGCCGAGCGCATCGACCTCTCCCGGGCACACTCGGCGCGGGTGTACGACTTCATCCTGGGCGGCAAGGACAACTACGAGGCCGATCGGGCGGCGGCGGCCGCGGCGCTCGAAGCCTGGCCCGGGCTGCGGACCAGCATGCACATCAACCGCGCGGTGATGCACCGGATGGCCAACTGGCTGGCGTCCGAGGCGAAGGTCGACCAGTTCCTGGACATCGGCACGGGAATCCCCACCGCCCCCAACCTGCACCAGGTGGTGCAGGGTGTGACGCCCGAGGCGCGGGTCGTGTACGTGGACAACGACCCGATCGTGCTGGCCCACGCGCGCGCCCTGCTGACCGGCACGCCCGAGGGTCGCACGGCCTACATCGAGGCCGACATGCGCGAGCCGGACAACATCCTCTCCGCCCCCGACCTGCACGAGACGCTGGACCTGAGCCGACCGGTCGCGCTCACCATCATCGCGGTGCTGCAGTTCGTGGAGGACGCCGGCGGGCTCATCCAGCGCCTGCTGGAGCCGTTGGCGTCCGGCAGCTACCTCGCGCTCACCCTCGCGACCGCCGAACTCGCTCCCGAATCGGCCGCGTTGGCCGCCACCTACACGCGTCGCGGCATCCCCATGTATCTCCGCACCCGCTCCGATGTCGAGGAGTTGTTCACGGGGGCGGGGTTGGAACTCCTGTCCCCCGGCGTCGTGCCCATGCACCACTGGCGGCCCGAGCCGGGCGAGGAACTGGCGGAGGCGACAGCCGTGAACATGTACGCGGGCGTCGGGCGCAAGCCGTAG
- a CDS encoding ATP-binding protein has protein sequence MADEAFTPESPRDRQRRRGGEGGDCSRWIPAVPEGASIAREHVRSALRHWRLDEHSVERAALLVSELVTNAIVHGARHRGSPPRLVWCHIQRTTDTVRLSVWGPPGTTVPSPRRSPEVSPGEVRALPESGRGLLIVAAMSRAWGTRMGRVNRLVWAEL, from the coding sequence ATGGCTGACGAGGCGTTCACCCCCGAGTCCCCCCGCGATCGTCAACGCCGTCGCGGGGGCGAGGGTGGTGACTGTTCGCGCTGGATTCCGGCCGTGCCCGAGGGGGCGTCGATCGCGCGCGAGCACGTGCGAAGTGCCCTACGCCACTGGCGACTTGACGAGCACTCCGTGGAGCGGGCGGCCCTGTTGGTCAGCGAGCTGGTCACCAACGCGATCGTGCACGGCGCGCGCCACCGGGGCAGCCCGCCGCGCTTGGTGTGGTGTCACATCCAACGCACCACCGACACGGTGCGGTTGAGCGTGTGGGGACCACCGGGCACCACCGTTCCCAGCCCCCGGCGCTCCCCCGAGGTCAGCCCGGGCGAGGTCCGTGCGTTGCCGGAATCCGGGCGCGGGCTGCTGATCGTGGCGGCCATGTCCCGCGCCTGGGGCACCCGGATGGGACGCGTCAACCGTCTGGTCTGGGCCGAGCTGTAA
- a CDS encoding helix-turn-helix transcriptional regulator: protein MSRPRSGPTVEHRVLAARLRLLREVAGKSLADAAAELGKHTMTVRRIEAAETALDIGQIETLLRLYGVPPHEIDATLTQVAAASRAGWWHRHRAAMPPGQHRWIGIESSASFIRLWHPSLVPDVLRTPRYAAALHALCPGTSTASTDEAVAFLLARQRRLRERGVRVWALLGEAALHAVVGDAEVMAEQRQALCEAARRAGCTVQVMPLAAPPHPLSETPPLRLLRIPAPEIDDHAVWQSPGGNEEVTDAPDTVGALRQRLDAACASAPPPATPLPTLDGPEELQGLDGPEGLEGKAAQR, encoded by the coding sequence GTGAGCAGGCCACGGTCGGGGCCGACGGTGGAGCACCGGGTGCTCGCCGCACGACTGCGGCTCCTGCGTGAGGTGGCCGGCAAGTCACTGGCCGACGCCGCCGCTGAACTGGGCAAGCACACCATGACCGTGCGGCGCATCGAGGCCGCCGAAACCGCCCTGGACATCGGCCAGATCGAGACCCTGCTGCGGCTGTACGGCGTGCCACCCCACGAGATCGACGCGACGCTGACGCAGGTCGCGGCGGCGAGCCGGGCGGGCTGGTGGCACCGCCACCGCGCCGCCATGCCACCCGGCCAACACCGGTGGATCGGCATCGAGTCGTCGGCCTCCTTCATCCGCCTCTGGCACCCCAGCCTGGTGCCCGACGTGCTGCGCACCCCCCGCTACGCCGCCGCCCTGCACGCGCTGTGCCCCGGGACCAGCACGGCTTCGACCGACGAGGCCGTCGCCTTCCTGCTGGCACGCCAGCGGCGACTGCGCGAGCGCGGCGTACGCGTGTGGGCGCTGCTCGGCGAGGCGGCCCTGCACGCCGTGGTCGGCGACGCGGAGGTGATGGCCGAACAGCGCCAGGCGTTGTGCGAGGCGGCCCGGCGCGCGGGTTGCACGGTGCAGGTCATGCCGCTGGCCGCGCCACCCCACCCGCTGAGCGAGACGCCGCCGCTACGGCTGCTGCGCATCCCGGCGCCCGAGATCGACGACCACGCGGTGTGGCAGTCACCCGGCGGGAACGAGGAGGTCACCGACGCCCCGGACACCGTGGGCGCGCTACGTCAACGCCTGGACGCCGCCTGTGCCTCGGCCCCGCCCCCCGCGACCCCGCTCCCCACCCTCGACGGACCCGAAGAACTCCAAGGACTCGACGGACCCGAAGGACTCGAAGGAAAGGCTGCACAGCGATGA
- a CDS encoding SAM-dependent methyltransferase, whose product MTSAAPAQPAEPHQPAPSDHHVPTGVDPSVPHSARVWDCLLGGKNHYAVDRQAAAAFEEAIPKVRAYARSGRGFLTRSVRYLAAEAGVRQFLDVGAGLPTAYNTHEIAQSVAPQSRIVYVDHDPMVLLHVGALLTSAPEGATAYVEADMRDTATVLGAASRTLDLSRPVGLVLSDVLGHIVADDEAHAVVRRLATALPTGSYLALSHATPGDPAAVAAQEAYNESGAIPYVLRDRETIARFFEGWELVEPGLVTWPRWRPDAATEQHEHVPGYAAVARLP is encoded by the coding sequence ATGACATCCGCCGCCCCGGCCCAGCCGGCCGAGCCGCACCAGCCAGCGCCCTCCGACCACCACGTGCCCACCGGCGTGGACCCCTCCGTGCCGCACTCGGCACGCGTCTGGGACTGCCTGTTGGGCGGCAAGAACCACTACGCCGTCGACCGGCAGGCCGCCGCGGCCTTCGAGGAGGCGATACCCAAGGTCCGCGCCTACGCCAGGTCCGGCCGCGGGTTCCTCACGCGCAGCGTGCGCTACCTGGCGGCGGAAGCGGGGGTGCGCCAGTTCCTCGACGTCGGCGCCGGCCTGCCCACCGCGTACAACACGCACGAGATCGCGCAGAGCGTCGCCCCACAGTCCCGCATCGTCTACGTCGACCACGACCCGATGGTCCTGCTGCACGTGGGGGCGCTGCTGACCAGCGCCCCCGAGGGCGCCACGGCGTACGTCGAGGCCGACATGCGCGACACCGCCACCGTCCTCGGCGCCGCGAGCCGCACCCTCGACCTCAGCCGCCCCGTCGGCCTGGTCCTGTCCGACGTGCTCGGCCACATCGTCGCGGACGACGAGGCACACGCCGTCGTACGCCGCCTCGCCACCGCCCTGCCCACCGGCAGCTACCTCGCCCTCAGCCACGCCACGCCCGGCGACCCAGCCGCCGTCGCGGCCCAGGAGGCGTACAACGAGAGCGGCGCGATCCCGTACGTCCTGCGGGACCGGGAGACCATCGCCCGCTTCTTCGAGGGGTGGGAACTGGTCGAACCCGGGCTGGTCACCTGGCCCCGGTGGCGCCCCGACGCCGCGACCGAACAGCACGAGCACGTCCCCGGCTACGCCGCCGTCGCCCGCCTCCCCTGA
- a CDS encoding response regulator transcription factor — MIKVLVTDDEPLIRAGIRMILASADDIDVVGEAANGREAVQRAQSGRVDVVLLDLQMPVMDGLTALAELRRTVPETNVLVLTTFGEQQNVLRSLAEGSAGFLLKDSAPAELIGAVRAAAAGDAYLSPAATRHVVNSLASGQHARRAEQARRRLEALSAREGEVLALLGEGLSNADAGQRLHMSEATVKTYVSRILAKLGCENRVQAALLARDAGLGV, encoded by the coding sequence GTGATCAAGGTTCTCGTCACGGATGACGAGCCGCTCATACGAGCGGGCATCCGGATGATCCTGGCCTCGGCGGACGACATCGACGTCGTCGGCGAGGCGGCGAACGGGCGCGAGGCCGTCCAGCGGGCCCAGTCCGGTCGCGTCGACGTCGTCCTGCTCGACCTCCAGATGCCGGTGATGGACGGCCTGACCGCCCTGGCCGAGCTGCGGCGGACCGTGCCGGAGACGAACGTGCTGGTCCTCACCACGTTCGGCGAGCAGCAGAACGTGCTGCGCTCGCTGGCGGAGGGCAGTGCGGGGTTCCTGCTGAAGGACTCGGCGCCGGCCGAGCTCATCGGTGCGGTACGGGCCGCGGCGGCCGGCGACGCCTACCTGTCCCCCGCCGCCACCCGACACGTCGTGAACTCGCTGGCCTCGGGCCAGCACGCGCGCCGCGCCGAGCAGGCCCGCCGCCGCCTGGAGGCGCTGTCCGCCCGCGAGGGCGAGGTCCTCGCGCTGCTCGGCGAGGGCCTGTCGAACGCGGACGCCGGCCAGCGGCTACACATGAGCGAGGCGACGGTGAAGACGTACGTGAGCCGCATCCTGGCCAAGCTGGGCTGCGAGAACCGCGTGCAGGCCGCGCTGCTGGCCCGCGACGCGGGCCTGGGTGTGTGA
- a CDS encoding histidine kinase: MVGEVLLMVVAAVLAAGAELALDGSGPRVTAVTLATALVAPLRRVLPATVLLAVIAASTEFAGLAPLVPVLAWSAGRRIAGVGAAVGTFAAAYLTGLVLTAVTDLPRTPAAWVFAALLLLVFVVLPGLVGRYSAQRRALVDTFREYNAQLLREREMTAEQARLRERQRIAQDMHDSLGHQLVLMSVHSGALEVDRELTDRQREAVRVLREASVAAMHELREVVGLLRDGTPVPESPEEAEAATRGVAGVEDLVAASRRAGTTVELRSSGRPRPLAPAVDHAAYRVAQEGLTNAHKHAPGAAITVALRYEPDSLIVEVANGPATSEAAHGVVSGGQGLTGLGERTRLVGGMVHAGPTAGGGFRLAGVLPYTPAESAAPVRAARGATATFVDASGDVRRQFPSGPGGEGGPVIDEDGLPKELVKAMRESRRRGRVAVGCGVAVGIGLLLVVAAGVGVWFLAQEAEKAMIDRGEFDAVRVGQSEAEVRDRLPDGKSFLAEDLTKGAPPEPAGSTCLTLMSTEVGGWDTEPVFRFCFRDGKLIEKKSFDVDT, encoded by the coding sequence GTGGTCGGGGAAGTCCTGTTGATGGTGGTCGCGGCGGTGCTGGCGGCCGGTGCCGAACTGGCGCTGGACGGCAGTGGCCCGCGGGTGACCGCGGTGACGCTGGCCACGGCGCTGGTCGCGCCGTTGCGCCGGGTGCTGCCCGCGACGGTCCTGCTGGCGGTCATCGCGGCCTCGACCGAGTTCGCCGGGCTCGCCCCGCTGGTGCCCGTGCTCGCGTGGTCGGCGGGGCGGCGGATCGCCGGGGTCGGCGCGGCCGTCGGCACCTTCGCCGCCGCCTACCTCACCGGCCTCGTCCTGACAGCGGTGACGGACCTGCCCCGGACGCCGGCGGCCTGGGTGTTCGCGGCCCTCCTGCTGCTGGTCTTCGTCGTGCTGCCCGGCCTCGTCGGCCGCTACTCCGCGCAGCGCCGCGCGCTGGTGGACACCTTCCGGGAGTACAACGCCCAGTTGCTGCGCGAGCGCGAGATGACCGCGGAGCAGGCGCGGCTGCGCGAACGCCAGCGCATCGCCCAGGACATGCACGACAGCCTCGGTCACCAGCTCGTGTTGATGTCCGTGCACAGCGGCGCGCTCGAAGTGGACCGCGAGTTGACGGACCGGCAACGCGAGGCCGTACGCGTGCTGCGCGAGGCGTCGGTGGCGGCGATGCACGAGCTGCGCGAGGTGGTCGGGCTGCTGCGGGACGGCACGCCGGTCCCCGAGTCGCCGGAGGAGGCCGAGGCGGCGACGCGCGGCGTGGCCGGCGTCGAGGACCTGGTGGCCGCGTCCCGGCGGGCCGGGACCACGGTGGAGCTGCGGAGTTCCGGCAGGCCCCGCCCGCTGGCGCCGGCCGTCGACCACGCGGCGTACCGGGTGGCGCAGGAGGGGTTGACCAACGCGCACAAGCACGCCCCGGGCGCCGCCATCACCGTGGCCCTGCGCTACGAGCCGGACTCCCTGATCGTCGAGGTCGCCAACGGCCCCGCGACGTCGGAGGCCGCGCACGGCGTGGTCAGTGGCGGCCAGGGGCTGACCGGGCTGGGCGAGCGTACGCGGCTGGTCGGCGGCATGGTGCACGCGGGCCCGACGGCGGGCGGCGGCTTCCGGCTGGCCGGGGTCCTGCCGTACACCCCGGCGGAGAGCGCCGCACCGGTGCGCGCGGCACGCGGTGCGACGGCGACCTTCGTCGACGCTTCGGGCGACGTTCGGCGGCAGTTCCCGTCCGGCCCCGGCGGTGAGGGTGGTCCGGTCATCGACGAGGACGGTCTGCCGAAGGAGCTGGTGAAGGCGATGAGGGAGAGCAGGCGACGCGGTCGCGTGGCGGTCGGCTGCGGGGTGGCGGTCGGGATCGGACTGCTGCTCGTGGTCGCCGCGGGGGTGGGCGTGTGGTTCCTGGCGCAGGAGGCCGAGAAGGCCATGATCGACCGCGGGGAGTTCGACGCGGTGCGGGTGGGCCAGTCCGAGGCCGAGGTGCGTGACCGGTTGCCCGACGGGAAGTCGTTCCTGGCCGAGGACCTGACCAAGGGCGCGCCACCCGAGCCGGCCGGTTCGACGTGCCTGACCCTGATGTCCACGGAGGTCGGCGGCTGGGACACCGAGCCGGTGTTCCGGTTCTGTTTCAGGGACGGCAAGCTGATCGAGAAGAAGTCCTTCGACGTCGACACGTGA
- a CDS encoding PAS domain-containing protein, with amino-acid sequence MTQEVSFRTSELTHSANRGGSSKAVDYAQVGHAILQYSGLCIANLDPELRLLEANREFIYHFSGAATSYSGKSFLAFLNPGTQERARRHFGRLASGHRSAFTDYLVGIDPEGGQFTGHLTAIATHSDTGAMSGVTVIVRPDAVATQPSRPVRETRALAPLDARILEGIAAGASTIQLAARLHLSRQGIEYRVSSLLRKHRVPNRAALVSRAYSTGVLTIGAWPPVVRPELIE; translated from the coding sequence GTGACACAAGAGGTAAGTTTCCGCACTTCCGAGCTGACGCACTCGGCGAACAGAGGAGGGTCGAGCAAGGCCGTCGACTACGCCCAGGTCGGGCACGCCATCCTGCAGTACTCCGGCCTATGCATCGCGAACCTGGACCCCGAGTTGCGCCTCCTGGAGGCCAATCGGGAATTCATCTACCACTTCTCCGGCGCTGCCACAAGCTACTCCGGGAAAAGCTTTCTCGCATTTCTCAACCCCGGCACGCAGGAGCGGGCCCGCCGCCACTTCGGCCGGCTCGCCAGCGGTCACCGCTCCGCCTTCACCGACTACCTGGTGGGCATCGACCCCGAAGGCGGCCAGTTCACCGGCCATCTGACCGCCATAGCCACTCACTCCGACACCGGGGCGATGAGCGGTGTGACCGTCATCGTGCGGCCGGACGCCGTCGCCACGCAGCCCTCCAGGCCGGTGCGTGAGACGCGGGCACTCGCCCCGCTCGACGCTCGGATACTGGAAGGCATCGCGGCCGGTGCGTCCACCATCCAGCTCGCGGCCAGACTGCACCTGAGCCGCCAGGGAATCGAGTACCGCGTCTCGTCGCTGTTGCGCAAGCACCGCGTTCCCAACCGCGCGGCTCTCGTTTCGCGCGCCTACTCCACCGGTGTTCTCACCATCGGCGCCTGGCCTCCCGTGGTGCGGCCGGAACTCATCGAGTGA